ttcgtactcgaggcttcggtgggtgcacgcgagcgcacccgccgggtgtagccccgaggccctggaggaatggatttattcctccaggggctttttccaattgagtgaggggttttatcatgtttgctgagcccccaggtgcaagtttgggtcgctgggccttggcctggtcgcaggaagagcccccgagcctctgcccggagcaagagggcggtcaggagttttcctatcttttttgtgcggccctcgcgcatccttttcgttcaaaaagaggggtggagtatgccgggctaccctcagtgggcgagcagtgacacctccggcgagctgttatcgggtaagtccaagtggaggcccgtgccccatttgataggggttggctagcagtccagagacgcactccaaaagtaccagatggcttctctagtgggtcccagggacgttcgattggccccgggggctcggtgcctcccttcggtgggatcccattcagagacctccctgccggtcttggacatgactttagggcatcccaagcaattgcttgcttgggcctcggccatgtacgggctcgcccatagccgtcactgactctgtttgtcctagggcggctgtcgagaccctcgggggcccagccttcgaacccctagatcgtaacgggctcggtgcctagttccttagtccgaaaggaatcgggtggggaatATTCCCTTCCCATCGACTGACGACGGCggttgcgccttttgaggcggttcctcGGGGAGACGGAACAGCGCCTGCCGTCACCGTGGGCGGATGTGACGCGACGTCTGCGGAGGGGACATTACTGTTTGCGCGTTTAATAAAAAAAAGGTGGCCGCGTGGGCGGTTTAGTCGGATCTGCATTAACTGTGCCAGATCTAGGAAATAATCTTCCCGGTTTCGTTGCCCACCCGTTCACCTTCTTCCCTCCCTCATAAACATGTGACGAGCCATTCCCCTACCCCTCCTTACCTTTCCTGCCTGCACTCGTgtttctgccctcgagcggttgccaAGAATAGCAGAAGAGAGcgtcggggagaagaagggagaagggggaggagacgAGAGAGAGAGTAAGCGAGAGCACGTGTTACCGCCATAGTCGCATCCTCCGCCGCACCCATGGCAGGTGGCACTGTTGTCCTCTAggtggatccttggggtccgtccgacgtgtccgcggagacgctgcagtcgctcatcgacgaCGGTCTCCTCCACCCGGTCACCGACCCCAACAGGGCAAAGTGGATTGCTCTAGggagcgagccggagccgaggccatgtgatggctacatcgtgagcttcatggccttccacgagcgtggcctcggcttgccggcggaccggttcatgcgggtgctcccgcactactacggcgtggagctccacaacttcaaccctaactccatcgcgcaggcggccatcttcgttgccgtctgtGGGGGGTatctgggcattgccccccactgggagctatggctccacctctttcaggcgaggctcaccaccaagccggcggGCACGATGGGCACGCGGAAGGCAttgagggccagcggctgcactctccaagtgtgccaagACCGGCAACCCCTCTACATCCCAGCCTAGCTCGCGTCATCCAACCActgctggtacaacagctggttctacctccgtaaTGATGATGGTGGGtttcccccctataccgggcggatcgtggagagccagctagagaggtggaggtacggcgtccagttggttgatcagcccaagctgcaaccGCTCCTGAGGGCCTTGGAGAGGCTACGCAGCCACGACCTTACggtggccgtggtcgtggcggccttccaccgctggagggtgctgccgctgatggctcggcggcagcgcctgttcgagatgacaccgtATGAGCCGATtgatggcatccggatgtccaccgtcgccctctctgacgaggagattctgcatcgggtgagagagacggtggaggggcggctgaggaGCAGTGGCCTGACCCCATTCCCAATGCTCCCATCATGGGGGTATCTCTCTCTGGTGAGTTGCGCGTTGCTGCGGCCCCTGAGTCCTTCTTGCTCCTCGCCTTTTCAGCCCGTTGCCTTATTGTGTTTACTGTTCCtggaggggatgagggatgtgcgagcctccccgccgcccattcccgaggacgcagAGCGGTGAGCCAAGAacagggcgcacgccgaggcgtacaaggagcggaaggacgccgaggaggcaaggcgtAAGAGGAAGAGTCTCGAGCGCGGCGAGCTAGAGAAACGTCGTCGACAACAGAGGTGCGACGGTCTCTCGGAGGAGCCGTCTCCGTCACCAACATCGACGGATTTTTCGAGCGACAACGatgagagcgaggtggggcggggtcccctagaccacctccCTGACGTTAGGGAGACGGCGCCCGTGGCATCGGCGAGCGACCTGGtgtctctaggaggaggaggaggagagagcgCCTCGGCACTAGCGGCCGCCCGCCCTGGGGCTGAGGCTAACACGCCCGAGACACAGGCGTCGgggaagcgcgccgtcagcccgatgggctcgacggcggaggtggagcgggtgaTGGCGGGGGCGATTCAACCGCCTCCGCATAGGGTCGAGGGAGCGTCGGAGTCGGGCGAGGGCTGGCCAATTCCGGCCGACACGGTGGCCATGCCACTGCTaccgccactgccaccgccaccgccaaggATGAGGGACGCGGTGTGGAAGGTATTGGTTCCCCGTTCAAGGTAAGCATTTTTTCCATGAGTTTCACAGCATTTCCCACTTGTTCTTTGGTCATATGCTGACCTCATGAGTGGTTTGTTTTCAGccggaagcgtcaggcggaagcgcccaccctggcgccacttaaggcgctcaaggtgagcaccagttCTATCGCCCGATGGGTGGTAGACGCATAGGCCGCCTTGTAGTGTGGCGCGGCGTCGGCCACGACCGACCCTAAGGAGCTGGTCGtccaaggagaggctaccgaggcggccgCAGAGcaggcgggggaggaggcgcccAGGACTTTCGAGGCCAAGGTGGCAGAGGCCAGGGCTCCTGAAGTCGAGGTGGCGGATGCCGGggctcctaggaccaccgaggccgaggtggtggaGGTTGGAGCTCCCAGGACCGCTGAGGCTGAGGTGGCGGAGACGGAGGCAGGGCGGGTGGCCTAGGATGTGGAGATAGAGGCAGGGCAAGCTTCGGTACCACCCCCAGTCCAAGACCTATCGCCGTCGCAGGAGAACGCCCaagaggtggaggttcattcaatctccttcgacgatacttctcgggggaaggaggtggcggacgccaaggcggccagcaccgtggagcagccagtcccGACTCCTGGCGAGGGGAGCTTGGCCCTCGTCCGGGTACGACTCGAGCCCTACGGGTGGGAtagcccgcgtgtcttgtggcggagccaggacgaccttgagggggagcctctgttcgcccttgaggacatgGCTGAGGGGGGGCGCTGGAGCTCTCTCGAGCAATTCTGCCAACTGGTGGGgcggtcgctgcggacagcgctaTCCGTTGTGGCCGAGGACTTGCCCGGTGTTGCTCGGGTATGTGCTTTCCTCTCTTGTGCCACGTCGCCTTTCTTCTGAGTTCTCTCGCAGTACTTGACGTGCGTtttgcctatccaggagctcgaggtccggtccctcgggaaatcgatgttcctccggtgggagagggacgtctgggaccagctctggcagtagaaggacctgctcgctggtgccaacgagcttctgtcggcgcagagcgtggaggtggaggacctccgccttcgctgtgctgacatgaaggccgaggcggccacagctcgggagcaggccgcccctttggcggcgcggatcaaggagctggaggaggagctaaccTGGGTGGCTGGCGAGTGGGACACCTTCAGCTCTCAGGCTGAACAAGCggtggcctctgccaaggccgttGCCGGGTAGCTAGGGGCGGAGCAGGGTGAgcacctgctgacgaaaggtgccttggcagaggctgtcaaggtggccgaggcctctcgggtcgaggtcttagcctggagggaaaaggccgagggtgagtcctgttggcCTTCGCCCTTGTTTGGCTTGTttccttttgtgcttaaccccatcccgcttGTCTCGGTGCAGgtttggagaaggaggtctcctaGGTAGTTGAGGCCTCCATCGAAGTGCAagcggtgctcgaggccgagatctgGGAGCACAACGCACTACAGAGCACCACCCGTACCGCCTACAAGGCCCTAGAGGTCGGGGGAGTCGAGTCAggtagctcccttaggagccgcctgATCGCGTTGAGCAGCCGAGTCCACGAGCGGCTCCGGGGGGTGCTACATATGGGCATCAAGCACGCCCTGgccatcgtctcctcgcactacgccagcgTTGACCTTGAGGCCATCAGTGATGGTTACgtcatggctgaggatgatgagAAGGCCGAGGAAAAGGTcttgaagctggtggaggcggctgaggcccctggcatggCACTAGCCaagttgttcgaagaggaggtggttcctcctgcaCCGACCGCCGATgctggcgaccctgagttttaacctgggccaaaggggccatgtaaatagattaggacttacatcattgtaccatgacgcttgtggccgtcgaggccttttttaaagtacttgtgtATATATGTTTTTTAATCGTTTTCTATTatattttcgagcctctgccctctgtctcgttctTGGACGAATGCAAAAAACTTCTTTGGAGCCAAAGCTGCCCTtcgggtgaaaaggtggtgagggagttgtcatagcccagaggcataggccgttctcatggctcggccggccttttggccccgAGACgagcttttggtccttaggttttttacgaTTGTTCTGTCAAAgcacgcgagagagtttggcgtagaatttttttttcgAAGAACGACTAAAAAACGGTGTCTGGGACTTGGGGGgtcccccccttctagcccctgagggaggctcggttctgcagaggcagagccgattctcccttgtagcgttatcgtaacgccAAACCCGTACCGATGGGCTCGGCGGATTTCTCGAAAAtttagaacaattaaagaacgcttctttattgtatttcgaggaaAATTGTacaatgcttgggaatttaagggtagaagcgacgtagctattctatgttccaagcgttggtgaagatttcgcccttctcgttggctagcttgtaggtcccgggctttagtacttgggcgacgatgtacggcccttcccatggcggggtcagcttgtggcggcccttattgctcagcctcagcctcagcaccaggtcacccacctttAGGTCTTGGCTTCAAATACGCTGGGCTTGGTAGCATCATAGGGCTTGctagtatttggccgagtgtagcagcacgacgtctcgggcttcctccagttggtcgagggcatcctcgtGGGCAGTGTGGTTgttttgctcgttgtaggcttgtagcctcggggaaccatactctaagtcagtggggaggatggcctcggctccatagaccaggaagaacggtgtgaacctcgtggctcagctcggagtgttccttaggctccagatgaccgacgggagtttggcaagccatttcttgccgaatttcttcaaccggttgtgtattcttggcttgagaccttgtaggatcatgccgttggcacgttctacttggctgtttgtcctagggtgtcctacagcCAACCagaccacacggatgtggtggtcatcatagaacgtcaggaactggtggccggtgaattgcgtcccattgtcggtgatgatggtatttggaatcccgaacctgtggatgatatcagtgaagaacagcaccgcttgctcagatttgattcgggtggtcggacgagcctcgatccatttggagaacttgtcaatagctaccaacaagtgggtgtagcccccaggggctttctgtagaggcccaaccatgtccagcccccacatggtgaacggccatgtaatggggatggtctggagggcttgggccgggaggtgcgtctgccatgcgtagtactggcatccctcgcaggagcgtaccagcttggtggcatcagccaccgccgttggctagtagaatccctggcggaaggcgtttccgacgagcgttCGACgcactgcatggtgcccgcaggctcccacgtgcaagtcctagagtagggcttggcctgccttggtggtgatgcatcactggaggacaccagatgggcttcacctgtacaactcgccgttgctgaggacgtaagccTTGGCTCATCGCGCAAGCCGTTGGGCCTCGGTCCtgtctgcaggaagctctcctcgaacaaggcaatcaaggaacgggactcgccagtccataccctggtcggcctcgggaggctccgcgtCGATTTCCATGGCCTCATGCTCGGCCGCAGGGGTTTCGGTGATAGAGGcgacctcgggccctatggtgggCTCATtcggtgggccctcttctgccGCCGAGGCGTAGCTGACGGAGgacttgtggaggtctctggcgaagatgttcggggggatcGGGGCCTGTGCCGATGCCacctttgccagttcgtccatgTCCTCGTTGAATCTTCGCGcaatgtggttgagctcgaggccatcgaacttgtcttctaggcggcgtaccagcttgcagtacgcctccattttggggtcatggcagctcgactccttcatcacttgatcaacgacgagctacgaatcgccccgtacgtcgagacgccgtactccaagttcgatggcgatctgcaagccattgacgagggccttgtattcggccacgttgttggaggcggcgaagtgaagccgaatcatgtagcgcatgtgcactccgaggggtgagatgaagagcagacccacgcctgccccggtcttcatcagagacccgtcgaagtacatggtctagcattctgCCTGGATTTGAGCAGGGGGCagctgggtgtcggtccactcagctacaaaattggccaagacctgggatttgatcgctttccgagacGAAAAGGAcagggtttcccccatgagttcgacggcccacttggctattctacccgaggcttcccggttctggattatctctcccaaggggaaagacgacaccacgatcaccgggtgggattcgaagtagtgacacagcttgcgccgagccaagactatggcatagatcagcTTTTGGATGTGGGGATAGCGTGTCTTGGTCTCGgagagtacctcgctgatgaagtaaataggtcgttggatgggtagagcatgcccctcttcctgtctctcgactactacggccgcgctgaccacttgggtcattgcggcgacgtagaataagagggctttgtccttggttggcggtaccaggacaggagggttggtgagcagtgccttgagcttggtgagggcttctttggcctcgggggtccaagaaaagcgttcggattttcttaagagtcggtacagaggcaagcctttttcgccaaggcacgagatgaagcggcttagggccgcaaggcatcccataaccctctacactcccttgagATCTTGGATTggccccatgttggtcatggccgagaccttctctgagttggcctcgatgccacgctccgagactatgaaccccaagagcatgcctcgggggaccccgaagacacacttctcggggttgagcttgatgtccttctccttgaggcatttgaaggctacttCCAAGTCATCAACGAGGTCACTgtccttcctagacttgaccacgatgtcgtccacgtaggcctcgacagttcgcccgatgtgctcgccaaagacctaggtcatgcaccgctggtacgtggccccgcATTTCTAAGACCGAATGGCATAGtaacatagcagtacatgctgaatggggtgatgaaag
The nucleotide sequence above comes from Miscanthus floridulus cultivar M001 chromosome 18, ASM1932011v1, whole genome shotgun sequence. Encoded proteins:
- the LOC136524655 gene encoding uncharacterized protein, giving the protein MEAYCKLVRRLEDKFDGLELNHIARRFNEDMDELAKVASAQAPIPPNIFARDLHKSSVSYASAAEEGPPNEPTIGPEVASITETPAAEHEAMEIDAEPPEADQGMDWRVPFLDCLVRGELPADRTEAQRLAR